The Helicobacter ibis DNA segment ATAGAAACGCATTTAGACCACTAAGCTTGGGAGAAATAACAAACAAAGATGGCACTAAAGGATATATAGTTGCTAGTGAGACTTGTGCATTTGATTTAGTTGGTGCAACGCATATAAGAGATGTTGAAGCTGGTGAAATGCTAGTCTTTGATAAACAAAAGATTCAAAGTCATATAATCATGCAAGAAGACCCATATCCTTGCGTGTTTGAGTATGTGTATTTTGCACGACCTGATAGTAAGGTGTTTGGAAGATTAGTATATGATATTAGAAAATCAATGGGAATGGAGTTAGCAAAAGAAAACCCAGTAGATGCAGATATTGTTATACCAGTGCCAGATAGTGGTGTAGCTGCAGCACTTGGATACTCAAAGCAAAGTGGAATACCATTTGAGCTAGGAATAATAAGAAACCATTATGTAGGCAGAACATTTATTGAGCCTACACAAGAAATTAGAGAACTAAAAGTTAGATTAAAATTAAATCCAATAAAAGAAATAATAAAAGATAAAAAAATTATTGTTATTGATGATTCAATAGTAAGAGGCACAACAAGCAAACAAATAGTAAAAATCTTGCGTGATTGTGGAGCAAAAGAAATACATATGAAAATATCATCACCACCTACAATCTCTCCATGCTACTATGGCGTTGATACACCTACTAAATCAGAATTAATAAGTGCCAATATGAGCAATGATGAAGTATGCAAATATATAGGTGCTAATTCTCTGTCTTTTCTGTCATTAGAAGGATTAAAAAACAGCATAGGAGATGGCAACTATAAATTCTGTCAAGCATGCTTTGATGGCAAATACATAGTATAAGGCAATTTATGAAACAAATGCTAACATTTGGTAGATACTGCAAAAGGCGTTTTGGCGAGAGGGTTAGAAAGATTCCTATCGCTCTTGGTGGCTTTACATGCCCTAATATAGATGGTAGTGTAGCTAAGGGTGGTTGCATATTTTGTAAAAATGAAAGCTTCTCCCCTACTTTAGAACATGAGCCAAAATTCTCCATAAAAATGAATCCAAATATGAAGGAAAATCCGCTACTAAACACTCAATTAGAACAACTTCATAGTCAATATAAGTGGCAAAGCGAGTTTCACAAAAACAAATTTGGTGTTTGCAAATATATGATTTATTTTCAA contains these protein-coding regions:
- the purF gene encoding amidophosphoribosyltransferase, with translation MSDLNYKSWNEECAVVGVYNIQDASNIAYYSLFAMQHRGQEASGISTSDNKKLFITKNKGLVTEVFNKEILCNLKGNNAIGHNRYATAGEDSSADAQPVFANYDLGQVAIVHNGNITNAKEIKDELIKEGAIFQSHMDTEVLIHLIAKSKQQTLTDRLKETIPKLKGAFCFIILSRTKMFVIRDRNAFRPLSLGEITNKDGTKGYIVASETCAFDLVGATHIRDVEAGEMLVFDKQKIQSHIIMQEDPYPCVFEYVYFARPDSKVFGRLVYDIRKSMGMELAKENPVDADIVIPVPDSGVAAALGYSKQSGIPFELGIIRNHYVGRTFIEPTQEIRELKVRLKLNPIKEIIKDKKIIVIDDSIVRGTTSKQIVKILRDCGAKEIHMKISSPPTISPCYYGVDTPTKSELISANMSNDEVCKYIGANSLSFLSLEGLKNSIGDGNYKFCQACFDGKYIV